A genomic stretch from Aquila chrysaetos chrysaetos chromosome 1, bAquChr1.4, whole genome shotgun sequence includes:
- the LRRC66 gene encoding leucine-rich repeat-containing protein 66 produces the protein MDNLHLSVIAVVLFFNLPGSVEAKSQHVLLHTHHHSDCQWDGEFLLNCSFTGISTIPEDISQTAITADFSYNNIKTLLCTDGRNEKWMLKHLNLSNNLISELSLTTCRNLLVLETLNLNGNAIHTLTLDIPTPAHGSKKYGKVDRLLPALKVLSVERNNLDTVPRGLGLLQSLQTVHMSSNGIQQIDLNDFQNCSQLKDIDLQNNKITKIHPDAFRDLNKLQVVDLRENALTTPLPQILLSLNFFQLEVDLSNNAWIFNCRLNAFKHLFHFLFDSTRKRLSISYNKPANNSEKPLLHLSSFHLNCSDRVLLKRAVIPTGKTLVLNCNLDNTRGNGVSWWTPKGRISKDNSLPHMTLDKMNNLVIYNAEKTAEGLYLCIFNATNKKHLIYSIQVKERVPTFLVRKARDTNTVFRQGRTEQDLALAVCLSVLITFICAFCLGAFARPYLLSLWRLMRGNKNSGSEHTYCNQAFSDETLSRERSASKSTNTQHNLFIYDENSSRNTCIFPTETSTLHENIIGSSVHAPNTEEYQKQSNNEISVKKETVFSDIKTSISNDENIEVDDNGLSSVRTDYKNSNDVTPRKLMSNDISLWKDSKYGNNKDSEKSRFPPAPRRLNADSYSNHTDSSDSDLSFMGETGFPFSTIQTHTVAQDSRNSKVSNNSGLLQSEITKATPHSPGRKGIVSQNEPISTTKFMPGRQSCDEQLGLSSNTNITRDVQDFILPSSCKKDTNIENLSVYQTIENSPLTEYDCKMERTNEKDSSADIFGDSSSDEGTPFTMSDCSSLAHFELEQPGVSDNLPVCQSSLEEANTNRGTEKFPTLPESPNIAAELQHITKNEDKNNVYFETTINYGSDTTTPETASPYADKCSDHVSMSDSDTISSSSQEVPDTFDAFTNAESTVQNPISDSLHNQSRDFSNTSLPLKHSPTYDTDTEDTPEEAELQLYQLPIEPQHSLSFSPTEQKEDAPEGSTDKHRDRKSSEKNHSEGDITLRRNTSTSEDNDFIFAPPIDIGLNEIVKKTSLLHSSNESSLQSLPEHTAEKHFTVITEKEDLLPQGKQVNTTKACADKMQRGFNEKNCDGYTELQDTSNCSLPKETQSCNLTADLLHLHSSGKTQSVFNTEDHFQLDQSDEDAYSFSVPQYFFNESTRYSSCPFPQKTTGNTISESTDSSKTEDDTALTGPENNSATAVNLQNSNEKLSQKRQTNLGQGQFFVKKKRAFDGFANVLQSTRTKFQ, from the exons ATGGATAACCTTCATTTGAGTGTCATAGCTGTGGtccttttctttaatcttcctgGATCAGTGGAAGCCAAGTCACAGCACGTTCTTCTTCATACACATCACCATTCAGActgccagtgggatggggagttCTTACTGAATTGTTCTTTTACCGGAATATCTACTATTCCAGAAGATATATCACAAACAGCAATAACGGCTGATTTTAgttataataatattaaaactCTTCTGTGCACtgatggaagaaatgaaaaatggatgCTAAAACACCTGAATCTTAGTAACAACCTGATTTCTGAACTCTCCTTAACTACTTGTAGAAATTTACTGGTATTAGAAACTCTAAACCTCAATGGTAATGCCATCCACACCCTCACACTGGACATACCTACGCCTGCACATGGGTCTAAAAAGTACGGAAAAGTCGATCGCCTTCTGCCTGCTTTGAAAGTATTGTCAGTTGAAAGAAATAATCTTGATACAGTTCCAAGAG GACTAGGCCTGCTGCAGTCTTTACAAACTGTCCATATGTCATCCAATGGCATACAACAGATTGATCTGaatgattttcaaaactgttcacAGCTGAAGGACATTGACTTGCAAAACAACAAGATAACTAAAATTCACCCAGACGCCTTCAGGGATCTCAACAAATTACAG GTTGTGGATCTCCGTGAAAATGCTCTGACAACCCCTCTACCACAGATATTACTCAGTCTGAACTTCTTTCAACTTGAAGTGGATTTGTCAAATAATGCCTGGATATTTAACTGCAGACTAAATgctttcaaacatttatttcattttctttttgactcCACGAGGAAAAGATTGAGTATTTCATACAATAAACCTGCCAACAACTCAGAGAAACCTCTGCTCCATCTTTCAAGTTTCCATTTAAACTGCAGCGACCGTGTTTTGCTCAAGAGGGCCGTAATCCCAACAGGGAAGACATTGGTGCTAAACTGCAACTTGGACAACACAAGGG gtaATGGAGTCTCTTGGTGGACACCTAAAGGCAGAATTTCAAAAGATAATAGTCTTCCTCATATGACACTGgataaaatgaataatttagtGATATATAATGCTGAGAAAACTGCTGAAGGGttatatttgtgtatttttaatgcaacaaaCAAGAAGCATCTCATCTACAGTATACAGGTGAAAGAAAGGGTTCCAACATTTTTGGTTAGAAAAGCCCGGGACACTAACACTGTTTTTAGACAGGGAAGAACAGAGCAAGACCTTGCATTGGCTGTCTGCCTCTCGGTGCTCATTACgtttatttgtgctttttgtcTGGGTGCTTTTGCTAGACCCTACCTTCTGAGCCTGTGGAGACTCATGCGTGGGAACAAAAATTCAGGTTCAGAACATACGTATTGTAATCAAGCTTTTTCAGATGAAACCTTGAGCAGAGAGCGCTCTGCAAGCAAATCAACAAATACACAGCATAATTTGTTCATTTATGATGAGAATTCTTCAagaaacacatgcatttttcctACAGAAACTTCTACTTTGCATGAAAATATCATTGGTAGCAGTGTACATGCACCAAATACTGAAGAGTAccagaaacaaagcaataatGAGATCAgtgtgaagaaagaaacagtgttttcagaCATCAAAACTAGTATCAGCAATGATGAAAATATAGAAGTTGATGATAATGGACTATCTTCTGTAAGGACAGATTACAAGAACAGCAATGACGTAACACCAAGAAAATTAATGAGTAATGACATTTCATTATGGAAAGAttcaaaatatggaaataataaaGACTCAGAGAAGAGCAGGTTCCCTCCCGCACCCAGGAGACTGAATGCTGACTCTTACTCAAATCACACCGACTCTTCAGATTCAGATTTATCCTTCATGGGTGAAACTGGCTTTCCATTTTCCACAATACAAACACATACAGTTGCACAAGATTCTAGGAACAGCAAGGTGAGCAACAACTCTGGTCTGCTGCAGTCTGAAATCACAAAGGCTACACCCCATTCTCCGGGAAGAAAAGGCATAGTTTCCCAGAATGAACCCATAAGCACTACAAAATTCATGCCTGGAAGGCAAAGCTGTGATGAACAACTTGGTCTAAGCAGCAACACAAATATAACCAGGGATGtgcaagattttattttaccCAGCAGCTGCAAGAAAGATACAAATATTGAGAATTTAAGTGTCTATCAAACAATAGAAAACTCTCCTCTTACAGAGTACGACTGTAAAATGGAACgtacaaatgaaaaagattcTTCAGCAGATATATTTGGCGATAGTTCTTCAGATGAAGGGACTCCATTCACAATGAGCGACTGTAGTTCTTTAGCACACTTTGAACTGGAACAACCTGGTGTTAGTGACAACCTGCCAGTCTGTCAGTCGTCACTAGAGGAAGCCAATACGAACAGGGGAACTGAGAAGTTCCCAACACTGCCAGAGTCTCCAAACATCGCTGCTGAACTTCAGCATATTACgaaaaatgaagacaagaaCAATGTGTATTTTGAAACCACTATTAATTATGGATCAGATACCACCACACCTGAAACAGCATCACCTTACGCTGATAAATGTAGTGACCACGTAAGCATGTCAGATTCAGACACAATTAGTTCTTCAAGTCAAGAAGTTCCTGATACGTTTGATGCTTTTACTAATGCAGAGTCGACAGTACAAAATCCTATTTCTGATTCTCTCCACAATCAAAGTAGAGATTTTAGTAATACGTCACTTCCATTAAAACATTCTCCCACGTATGACACAGATACAGAGGACACTCCTGAAGAGGCTGAACTGCAGCTGTATCAGCTTCCCATTGAACCACAGCATTCCCTCAGCTTCAGTCCCACTGAACAAAAAGAAGATGCACCAGAGGGAAGTACAGACAAGCACAGAGATAGGAAATCCTCTGAAAAGAATCACAGTGAAGGGGACATTACATTAAGAAGAAACACGAGTACATCTGAAgacaatgattttatttttgctcctcCCATTGATATTGGTTTGaatgaaattgttaaaaaaacatCACTACTGCATTCCAGCAACGAATCATCTCTTCAATCTCTGCCTGaacacacagctgaaaaacattttacagttattacagagaaagaagacTTGCTACCACAGGGGAAGCAGGTGAACACAACTAAGGCTTGTGCAGATAAAATGCAAAGAggttttaatgagaaaaactgTGATGGATACACAGAATTACAGGATACCAGCAACTGTAGTCTGCCCAAAGAAACGCAGTCTTGCAATCTTACAGCAGATTTGCTGCATCTTCATTCTTCTGGGAAAACACAATCAGTCTTCAACACAGAAGATCATTTCCAACTGGATCAGAGTGACGAGGATGCATATTCCTTCTCAGTCCCACAATACTTCTTCAATGAAAGCACAAGATACAGTTCGTGTCCATTCCCACAGAAGACTACAGGAAATACAATCTCCGAAAGCACCGATTCCAGCAAGACGGAGGATGACACTGCTTTGACAGGACCGGAGAACAATTCTGCAACAGCTGTCAACCTccaaaattcaaatgaaaaactCAGTCAAAAACGTCAGACCAATTTAGGACAGGGCCAGTTTTTTgttaagaagaaaagagcatttgATGGATTTGCTAATGTTTTGCAAAGCACGAGAACAAAATTCCAATAG